In a genomic window of Drosophila takahashii strain IR98-3 E-12201 chromosome 3L, DtakHiC1v2, whole genome shotgun sequence:
- the LOC108056639 gene encoding uncharacterized protein: MSSENSELFDWPSGRFDKSKIDDVGNGDSDFSDTSWDCFGDRKSLDWSDIVDSDPYVGINVDSESSSETGCQCYPRKYNKLPVGWIERMAPRTKECYFYDKSTRKVYFTLPPKDSREAERVGWNGIAENCCECNYRCTVRCSHLLVKHSESDRCSSYRKRVVNRTKEEALGKISQARDLITTGKIGFAELARAISDCCSARHGGDLGAFKLTQTSYGFEKKVLRLGMNELSDIFETTAGYHILLRTPVEKGDSDSRKNHRHFEKLDDFIEKEECETHINTNKYFPSYLKKPETDICNLLGQEPKIHELESESSGSSSDLSTDSPCFCMPFVSQTSAKGSNLRMYTSLSHPTDKSSKFRFYIQQKRTLRRKMIQEKFDEDMYLGKSFKLIEINALGKSVIKLREMEKIS, encoded by the coding sequence ATGAGTTCTGAAAATTCTGAGCTGTTCGATTGGCCTTCAGGAAGATTCGATAAGAGTAAAATAGATGATGTGGGAAATGGAGATAGCGATTTTTCTGATACATCTTGGGATTGTTTCGGCGACCGCAAAAGTCTTGATTGGAGTGATATAGTTGACAGCGATCCCTATGTTGGCATTAATGTGGACAGCGAGTCATCGTCCGAAACTGGCTGCCAATGCTATCCTAGGAAGTATAATAAGTTACCTGTTGGCTGGATAGAACGCATGGCACCCAGAACTAAGGAGTGCTATTTCTATGACAAAAGTACCCGTAAGGTATATTTCACATTGCCTCCGAAGGACAGCAGAGAAGCTGAGAGAGTCGGCTGGAATGGCATTGCCGAAAACTGCTGTGAATGCAATTACCGATGCACTGTTCGATGCAGCCACTTATTGGTAAAGCACAGTGAATCCGATAGATGTAGCTCGTACCGTAAACGGGTGGTGAACAGAACTAAGGAAGAAGCCCTAGGCAAAATTTCGCAAGCCCGGGATCTAATAACAACCGGCAAAATAGGGTTTGCTGAATTGGCTAGAGCGATCTCAGACTGCTGTTCCGCTCGACATGGCGGTGACCTGGGCGCCTTTAAACTTACGCAAACGTCTTATGGCTTCGAGAAAAAAGTTTTGCGCCTTGGGATGAATGAGCTCTCTGATATTTTTGAGACGACGGCTGGATATCACATTTTGTTGCGGACGCCGGTTGAAAAGGGGGATAGTGACTCCAGGAAAAATCACAggcattttgaaaaattagacGATTTTATCGAAAAAGAGGAGTGTGAAACCCacataaacacaaacaaatattttcctagcTATCTGAAGAAACCGGAGACCGACATATGCAATTTGCTCGGACAGGAACCTAAAATCCATGAATTGGAAAGTGAGTCCAGTGGCTCCAGTAGTGACTTATCCACAGATAGTCCATGCTTTTGCATGCCTTTTGTGTCCCAGACCTCAGCGAAGGGCAGCAATTTAAGAATGTACACTTCTCTGTCCCATCCCACAGACAAAAGTAGCAAATTCAGATTCTACATTCAACAGAAACGTACATTAAGAAGGAAAATGATTCAGGAAAAGTTTGATGAGGACATGTACCTTGGAAAGTCCTTcaaattaatagaaattaaTGCTCTGGGAAAGAGTGTCATTAAACTTCGAGAAATGGAAAAGATTTCTTAA
- the ttm2 gene encoding mitochondrial import inner membrane translocase subunit TIM50-B yields MSLRVVERLLSGWPRFGRKFINTSRALTSGLWRTMIEKTDGPAKSGERHRMDLECNMCFGFLLHRCNTSLLYVARRRYSTYEKTSTQILSKLFPQTSAEPNDEESRERRKREEEEEMREMERAWKRMKLGFGLFGIGGLLFSFWAVYYFGKPSLDDQGNEVIDEFSKLPLTKQYMARTWKSVNHFQRFIQEPSSQKLLPDPLQAPYVQPAYTLVLEIKDVLIHPDWTYETGWRFKKRPGVDVFLKECAKYFEIVVYTAEQGITVFPLLDALDPNGFIMYRLVRDSTHFVGGHHVKNLDNLNRDLKRVVVVDWDKNSTKFHPSNSFSIPRWTGNDNDTTLYDLASFLSVLGTSEIDDVREVLQYYNQFSDSISQFRENQRKLSEQMQADELERNSKSKPVVKKWTRGFIKH; encoded by the coding sequence ATGTCGTTAAGAGTCGTCGAACGCCTGCTTAGTGGATGGCCGCGGTTTGGCCGCAAGTTCATCAACACGTCGCGGGCGTTGACCTCTGGCTTGTGGCGCACCATGATTGAGAAGACTGATGGCCCGGCAAAAAGTGGTGAACGGCACAGGATGGACCTAGAATGCAACATGTGCTTTGGATTCCTTCTGCACCGCTGCAATACGTCCTTGCTATACGTTGCCCGCCGTCGCTACTCGACCTATGAGAAGACATCTACGCAAATCCTATCAAAACTCTTTCCCCAAACCTCTGCAGAGCCCAACGACGAGGAGAGTCGAGAGCGGCGCAAGcgagaggaggaggaggagatgaGGGAAATGGAGCGGGCTTGGAAGCGGATGAAACTTGGCTTTGGACTTTTTGGTATCGGAGGATTACTGTTCTCGTTTTGGGCCGTATACTACTTTGGGAAGCCATCGCTGGATGACCAGGGAAACGAAGTTATAGACGAGTTCAGTAAGTTGCCACTAACGAAGCAGTATATGGCTCGAACGTGGAAGTCGGTGAACCACTTCCAACGATTTATTCAAGAGCCGTCGAGTCAGAAGCTACTTCCCGACCCCCTTCAGGCTCCTTATGTGCAGCCGGCATATACCCTGGTACTTGAGATCAAGGACGTGTTGATACATCCCGACTGGACTTACGAGACGGGTTGGCGCTTCAAGAAGCGTCCCGGCGTTGACGTATTTTTGAAGGAATGCGCTAAGTATTTTGAGATCGTTGTTTACACGGCGGAGCAGGGAATTACGGTGTTTCCGCTGCTCGACGCCCTTGATCCAAACGGCTTTATTATGTATCGCCTGGTTCGCGACTCCACACACTTTGTTGGGGGCCATCACGTAAAGAATCTTGACAACCTGAACCGAGATCTAAAGCGGGTGGTGGTCGTGGACTGGGATAAAAACTCCACCAAGTTTCACCCCTCAAATTCTTTCTCAATCCCACGGTGGACTGGAAACGACAATGACACCACCCTCTATGATCTCGCCTCGTTCCTTAGTGTTCTGGGCACAAGTGAAATAGATGATGTTCGAGAGGTGCTGCAGTACTACAATCAGTTTAGTGACTCCATATCTCAGTTCCGAGAAAATCAGCGAAAGCTCAGTGAGCAAATGCAGGCCGATGAGCTGGAAAGGAATAGCAAGTCCAAGCCGGTTGTCAAGAAATGGACCCGTGGATTCATAAAGCATTAA
- the miple2 gene encoding uncharacterized protein miple2 produces the protein MNLILTLTTVLHLVLVALARIPPSIDGESISDGIRLVMERSSGDVVHFRPARGAVEDEAVTSTTNGDTHRSRNNRKPNKSHEHSQQVGGHKSGSRKLVVAENGSASQPKHKQGHKVTDKQQRQGPKQQHGHGQHHAGKRTQGPKAKTSENGSTCRYAKSAWSNCDDKTNTRSRVLSLRKGEQNCLPTRTIQKKCKKGCRYDKGTWSPCTAGQMTREDKLQNEAIGGSDQNCNPVRTVSKKCKANGNAGGGKQHGQNRGTKERKQKDKGAGRISPHDQ, from the exons ATGAATCTCATACTAACGTTGACCACGGTTCTGCACTTAGTTTTGGTGGCATTGGCACGGATTCCGCCATCAATTGATGGCGAAAGCATTTCCGATGGCATACGTCTGGTCATGGAGAGGAGTTCCGGTGATGTAGTACACTTTCGTCCGGCTCGTGGCGCTGTGGAGGATGAAGCAGTCACATCCACTACAAATGGTGACACTCACCGCTCCAGAAACAATCGGAAGCCGAACAAGTCGCACGAGCATTCTCAGCAGGTTGGAGGACACAAATCTGGTTCAAGAAAACTAGTGGTTGCCGAAAATGGCAGTGCATCACAGCCGAAGCACAAGCAAGGCCACAAAGTCACTGATAAGCAGCAGCGCCAGGGACCCAAGCAGCAGCATGGACATGGCCAACACCACGCAGGGAAGAGAACCCAGGGACCCAAGGCAAAGACTTCAGAGAACG GGTCGACCTGCCGTTACGCGAAGAGCGCTTGGTCCAATTGCGATGACAAAACAAATACGCGCTCCCGTGTTTTATCTCTAAGGAAGGGAGAGCAAAACTGCTTGCCAACACGGACTATACAAAAGAAGTGCAAGAAAG GCTGCCGTTATGACAAGGGTACATGGTCGCCATGTACAGCTGGACAAATGACCAGGGAGGATAAGTTACAAAATGAGGCGATTGGCGGCAGTGACCAAAACTGCAATCCTGTGCGCACCGTCAGCAAGAAATGCAAGGCGAATGGCAATGCTGGAGGAGGAAAACAACATGGCCAGAATCGTGGCACAAAAGAACGGAAACAGAAGGACAAGG GTGCTGGACGCATTTCGCCTCACGATCAATGA
- the RhoGEF3 gene encoding mucin-4 isoform X1 has product MTTETYSDLTYERGKVSKRSLRPKLLKLTDVTIPHRSRKKNKVKTKDRSATSVRERIYDDPAYTEDISHLANPMRRSSISGKPLLEHKARGDSGGQPSSSSLVSKNQLTKELHQYASGKQGKIKAQHTTAAASGTSAISLNYECDSSSTDNEPLDPIKGGMTRRVRSLERSLAATASDRVEKKGTQKRSSKQKRNLSLDNSRHLPPGHPHPQREAGAAGKHGHDADIRGRKERNRKKYSEGAQEVAPTEVSELDDGYSARSSAQDSAVTVPADSASEAAKVAIGKRFLRGEIGIKSFNYYLLKEGLKSSKKLVDKQRNTTGGGESPLKAEKRHSRSEENIYEEIFFKETASTVNSLATGAATGVAMSVASAITDKESHSHHPQQGGVKPHGMSSTSDGNGSATDAFADCEICMEQCSKDNCEYCLAHLGPGEKPKAAQSQQEQYISQGHQKKIAMESRTASNGGPGVSLPAAHILEFQSYNPNNPGVYKIETTPVAITGDYNPILQFQQSSATTSTSATTTPSEHQQLQQPIYGGYYLPHPHPHQRPYQPPIVGNPLPSHYAVGGSLLAVQVAGAAHGNATPPRRPQHYIVGYQNGGGSVAGANSLQRLNTKSSSSSDSLPYHKYNTMARLEANVFAEPATGDLYYAVSGTQPLHPLMYAANRPIGGSQILVDPYDPQIYKSDSKASILSEFSLRSSDNSQRYARHPHRRHGGRVSDSSLFSVYSNSGQRRYFGSSESRFGFDCRRCSLDGVIGMGSAAGVPPTAPDKCSYSDNCRYECRNCDCSSNYFSSDFDDVYGSIARGGSSGIPRKTAAGTLPSSAQDEPTEPRLETAPPPMEHQQYAPPLDLKQNKYAQDFFKHVNDVKRSIYQSEMQRNNSLESTRRGPRPSSSINSNSKTSPKRAASQEPRQEPVVTTLPLSRGRPAAGVKPTPAPRTSLQAQTPLPESSVPNVFLLGDPTPSKRKSQPTGRREYPSLDRLVASSTGTIPKRNNRSTVETAPQSPKLTQKARCSEAPRAEQNVKEEEQFPQPVTKRHHRTSGSKAHQNIPGPSLRRKDIPAPPPPSPATYSDLQELKANMEGLRDDTKSRSLEGETNHLTTAEKSNQTGKKGLSGQPDKIPEPPTCPPDASAAETDDNDVFYDARSEDSGGGILPSEASDISKKSPSHMTSTRALGDMIANENRKAAIDTEVAHSTEDVDSPAPAAPAAPPPEKLEASTIAGRPEGNAINNGSEKAEAPIWGVESPAEAESQLDSVTLGHSPAPPRPRPRQLSPESSAVDTVEANGERPSKTKHDKKAPADAVAPRQHVGPTCSEGQRTGAVAREVSTTTNAGNSSASNSVVELELSCKTGNTDSATPAVAHSNQTPNVPACATAKENPTHSRALTRQDYACLDSSEAQSDDSHLTRDSITRESQNDELSSSTLEKLDVSTLPLPALPKRRRTRSRTSPLKHRQQQQQQRHEAIEDGSAVDESTGAAAQQPLKPRQRAVTPESQKPEISAPKSNAAAQQQKRQHPHPQEQQTHLSAFQQYVAKRRESLEASNRCFNEKLEARRMHFHIGGSGANGNAAATHLTAGSNGVPTYLFGEHFHGVSGPGRKSVSPATNKEEIFLNKSGWVQVNTKRGSSNDDATGGYRRLGYGQQNGGSVFPDNGRGRTADRPIPPDHGRRSDLARQSFIQQHQQQQSNISMTEPKFIGSKVEELIQRNEARLSGFSSRDPALRPGYRIIDPQLANILNERPGFLPVRSPNDLDSPITPILSPPPAFQDNSRSARHLERRKPVRQQGPLPLPVPFQPQAQLGTQHHTSAPAKGMVFSRSFEYDNRRPTPTDNYVETFSRSFDGNLSERPLNLAVLVGQRERSPNFSTLTGNSPNYLTKRESGGGSSGSLRSRDNSPKFLHPQTTTAYLNAAVKEAPPVYSVGTGSQAKYSPRSRHERTAERSKSHALGRSRKSQFSRVGSAGPLATQPNTQNMGVSRFRSFDTSKSQRLNSCDSGARSDLSNDELDNEDGGLSEFLSAGSHKFPKVGPTSVSISPFKVQRQRSLTPDRNDSHSSSSSLRKQRSLTPESRSLTPEERRKKGSQLSLSGSRQNSNSRSNTLEARQRHEDKTPPNISRSSSSSSYSGGESHEPKAPNAANSTVTASVAVPGSGSTSHRRAMAVKQAEQEHRIRRSRSLQLTERSPNRTHKSIVNVGAVTAQQQAAGATYQQARLTSGAVFPPTIRASPAGAKIHVNPSAPPTNSVRGRQTEADKARSFDFDYNNYNRSGGAKVSTRTAHTSGSGGDSGSNQNLRVERESRSFDEDFREAVLNNNNGSNGSVSGLRFLQPATDSGHASMASTSSSRLRKSNSPVNSSGMEASRSPQSSGSSSNNLHQPTRQSGSPQSYGTRLCDHELTYEMLRKSPIMNFRRGESGDYELPVMLRNRETINSGGNSELNFMSNETRIYEHPTTVLKPQRSLRQSPGSRDDLNLEVAVGVGGDYIYRQPATQPRSSRY; this is encoded by the exons ATGACCACTGAAACCTATTCGGACTTGACATATGAGCGAGGGAAGGTGTCTAAGCGGTCATTGCGGCCAAAGCTACTGAAACTGACGGATGTGACGATACCGCACCGCAGTCGGAAAAAGAACAAAGTTAAG ACAAAAGACCGCTCAGCTACATCAGTTCGCGAAAGGATCTACGATGATCCTGCCTACACCGAGGATATAAGTCACTTGGCGAATCCCATGCGTCGCAGTAGCATTTCTGGAAAACCCTTATTAGAGCACAAGGCGAGAGGCGATTCAGGCGGACAGCCGTCGTCCAGCAGCCTGGTTTCAAAGAACCAGCTGACCAAGGAGCTGCATCAGTACGCGTCGGGAAAGCAGGGCAAGATCAAGGCACAGCACACTACCGCTGCAGCTTCCGGGACCTCTGCCATCAGCTTAAATTACGAATGTGACTCGAGCAGCACCGACAATGAGCCGCTGGATCCAATCAAAGGCGGCATGACTCGCCGGGTGCGCAGCCTAGAGCGCAGTCTGGCCGCCACGGCATCAGATAGAGTGGAGAAGAAGGGCACGCAGAAGCGCAGCTCGAAGCAGAAGCGGAACCTCAGCCTGGACAACAGTCGCCATCTGCCCCCAGGTCATCCGCATCCGCAAAGGGAAGCGGGAGCTGCGGGTAAGCACGGCCACGATGCTGATATCCGAGGTCGCAAGGAACGCAATCGGAAGAAATATAGCGAGGGCGCCCAAGAAGTTGCCCCCACGGAAGTAAGTGAGCTGGATGACGGGTACTCCGCCCGCAGCTCAGCTCAGGACTCCGCCGTCACAGTACCTGCAGATTCGGCCTCCGAGGCGGCAAAGGTTGCTATTGGCAAACGGTTTCTGCGCGGCGAAATCGGAATTAAAAGCTTTAATTACTATCTGCTCAAGGAGGGCTTGAAGAGCTCAAAAAAACTGGTGGACAAACAGCGAAACACGACTGGTGGTGGAGAGTCGCCGCTCAAGGCCGAGAAACGGCATTCCCGCAGCGAAGAGAACATCTACGAGGAGATTTTCTTCAAGGAAACAGCCAGCACGGTGAACTCGTTGGCCACAGGCGCAGCTACCGGGGTTGCAATGTCCGTCGCCTCGGCAATAACAGACAAAGAGTCGCACAGCCATCACCCACAGCAAGGTGGGGTTAAGCCGCACGGAATGAGCTCAACCAGTGACGGAAACGGAAGTGCCACTGACGCCTTTGCGGACTGCGAGATCTGTATGGAGCAGTGCAGCAAAGACAACTGCGAGTACTGCTTGGCGCACCTCGGACCAGGTGAAAAGCCGAAGGCGGCACAGTCACAGCAAGAACAGTACATAAGCCAAGGTCACCAGAAGAAGATCGCTATGGAATCGCGGACAGCGTCTAATGGTGGGCCCGGCGTCAGCTTGCCGGCCGCCCATATATTGGAGTTCCAGTCGTACAACCCCAATAATCCCGGCGTGTATAAAATTGAGACGACCCCGGTGGCTATAACAGGCGACTATAACCCGATACTCCAGTTCCAGCAGTCGTCAGCCACTACGTCCACCTCGGCTACTACCACACCAAGTGAGCACCAACAGCTGCAGCAACCGATTTACGGTGGCTACTACCtcccgcatccgcatccgcaccaGCGGCCGTATCAGCCGCCCATTGTTGGCAATCCTCTGCCAAGTCACTATGCCGTGGGAGGCAGTCTGCTGGCCGTCCAGGTTGCCGGAGCGGCGCACGGGAACGCCACACCTCCTCGACGACCCCAGCACTACATCGTGGGCTACCAGAATGGAGGAGGGTCGGTGGCAGGAGCGAATTCTTTACAGCGGCTAAACACGAAGTCCTCTTCCTCCAGCGACTCGCTGCCCTATCACAAGTACAATACCATGGCACGACTGGAGGCAAACGTGTTCGCAGAGCCGGCTACTGGAGACCTTTACTACGCCGTCAGTGGGACGCAGCCCTTGCATCCGCTGATGTATGCGGCCAACCGACCCATTGGGGGATCCCAGATACTAGTGGATCCCTACGACCCCCAGATATACAAGAGCGACTCGAAGGCCTCTATTCTCAGCGAGTTCTCCCTTCGCAGCAGCGATAACTCGCAGCGCTACGCTCGACATCCCCATCGCCGTCATGGCGGGCGCGTCAGTGATTCTAGTCTCTTCTCGGTGTACTCGAACTCCGGCCAGAGGCGGTACTTTGGGAGCTCGGAGAGCAGGTTTGGATTCGATTGCAGGCGCTGCAGCCTAGATGGGGTTATCGGAATGGGATCTGCGGCTGGAGTGCCCCCTACGGCGCCCGACAAGTGCAGCTACTCCGACAACTGCCGGTATGAGTGTCGAAACTGCGATTGTTCGTCAAACTACTTTAGCTCAGACTTTGACGATGTGTACGGGTCCATAGCTCGAGGTGGAAGCAGCGGCATTCCGCGAAAGACCGCAGCAGGAACACTGCCCTCAAGTGCGCAAGATGAGCCCACAGAGCCTCGCCTGGaaacagcaccaccaccaatGGAGCATCAGCAATACGCACCTCCGCTAGATTTGAAACAGAATAAATACGCCCAGGACTTTTTCAAACATGTTAACGACGTCAAACGTAGTATTTACCAGTCGGAAATGCAAAGAAACAACAGCTTGGAATCTACGAGGAGGGGTCCACGACCTAGCAGCAGCATAAACAGCAATTCCAAGACGAGTCCTAAACGGGCCGCTTCCCAGGAACCCAGACAAGAGCCCGTAGTCACCACCCTTCCATTGAGCAGGGGGCGGCCGGCAGCAGGAGTGAAGCCCACGCCGGCACCCAGAACCAGTCTGCAGGCGCAGACACCATTACCAGAGAGTTCCGTACCAA aCGTATTTCTTTTAGGAGATCCCACGCCGAGCAAGCGCAAAAGTCAACCAACTGGCCGAAGAGAGTATCCTTCGTTGGACCGACTTGTAGCGTCTTCTACGGGCACTATTCCCAAAAGAAACAACAGGTCCACGGTGGAGACGGCCCCACAAAGCCCTAAGCTGACGCAAAAGGCTAGATGCTCAGAGGCCCCTCGTGCTGAGCAAAATGTCAAGGAGGAAGAACAGTTCCCTCAACCTGTGACCAAACGCCACCATCGTACCAGCGGATCAAAGGCACATCAGAACATACCCGGTCCCAGTCTACGTCGGAAAGACATTCCGGCCCCTCCTCCGCCTTCTCCAGCTACTTACTCCGACCTACAGGAGCTGAAGGCCAATATGGAGGGTCTTCGAGACGATACTAAATCGCGAAGCCTGGAAGGCGAAACAAACCATTTAACGACAGCAGAAAAGTCGAATCAAACTGGAAAGAAGGGGTTAAGTGGTCAACCTGATAAAATTCCGGAGCCCCCAACTTGTCCGCCAGATGCAAGTGCAGCTGAGACAGATGACAACGACGTATTTTATGATGCGCGCAGCGAGGATTCTGGAGGTGGTATCCTGCCCTCGGAGGCCagtgatatttcaaaaaag AGTCCGTCCCACATGACATCCACGCGGGCACTGGGGGACATGATTGCTAACGAGAATCGCAAGGCCGCAATTGACACCGAAGTAGCGCATTCGACCGAGGATGTTGATTCCCCGGCCCCAGCCGCACCAGCCGCCCCTCCGCCAGAGAAGCTGGAGGCATCCACCATCGCGGGCAGACCGGAAGGGAATGCCATCAATAATGGCAGCGAAAAAGCTGAGGCCCCCATTTGGGGGGTCGAGAGCCCGGCAGAAGCGGAGAGCCAACTGGACTCGGTCACACTCGGTCACTCCCCTGCCCCTCCCCGTCCCCGCCCTCGCCAACTGTCGCCCGAGTCCTCCGCCGTGGACACTGTGGAGGCAAACGGCGAAAggccaagcaaaacaaaacacgaCAAGAAGGCTCCAGCAGACGCCGTTGCCCCCAGGCAACATGTTGGTCCGACATGTTCGGAGGGGCAACGCACCGGCGCAGTGGCTCGCGAAGTCTCAACAACCACCAACGCTGGCAACTCGAGCGCCAGCAACAGCGTAGTCGAGCTGGAGCTCAGTTGCAAGACGGGCAACACGGACAGCGCAACGCCAGCGGTAGCGCACAG TAATCAGACACCCAATGTACCTGCTTGTGCGACAGCCAAGGAGAATCCAACGCACTCAAGAGCACTGACACGCCAGGACTACGCCTGCCTCGATTCCAGCGAGGCTCAATCGGACGATAGTCACCTGACACGCGATTCCATTACCCGAGAGTCCCAGAACGACGAGCTCTCCTCCTCGACCCTTGAGAAACTAGACGTTAGCACTCTACCGCTGCCCGCTCTTCCCAAGCGTCGCCGCACTCGCTCCCGCACTAGTCCCTTGAAGCatcgacagcagcaacagcagcagcgtcATGAAGCCATCGAGGATGGCAGCGCGGTTGATGAATCGACCGGAGCAGCAGCCCAACAACCTCTTAAGCCCCGACAGCGAGCGGTCACTCCAGAGTCACAAAAGCCAGAAATAAGCGCGCCAAAAAGCAACGCAGCCGCCCAGCAGCAGAAGCGACAACATCCACACCCGCAAGAGCAGCAGACACACCTCTCCGCCTTCCAGCAGTACGTCGCCAAGCGACGCGAGAGTCTCGAGGCATCCAACCGTTGCTTCAACGAGAAGCTGGAGGCGCGCAGAATGCACTTCCACATAGGTGGCAGCGGCGCCAATGGAAACGCTGCCGCCACCCATTTGACGGCTGGCTCCAACGGAGTGCCCACGTATCTTTTCGGCGAACATTTCCACGGTGTGTCCGGACCTGGCCGAAAGTCCGTATCGCCCGCCACCAACAAggaggaaatatttttgaacaagTCCGGCTGGGTGCAGGTCAACACAAAACGTGGGAGCAGCAACGATGACGCCACTGGGGGCTACCGCCGCCTCGGCTATGGCCAACAGAACGGTGGATCCGTCTTCCCGGACAATGGTCGCGGTCGAACTGCGGATAGGCCGATTCCTCCGGACCATGGACGTCGCTCAGACCTGGCCCGGCAGTCGTTCAtccagcagcaccagcagcagcagtccaaTATAAGCATGACCGAGCCCAAGTTCATCGGCTCCAAGGTGGAAGAGCTAATTCAGAGAAATGAAGCGCGGCTAAGCGGCTTCTCCTCACGGGACCCTGCCCTCCGTCCGGGCTACCGGATCATCGATCCTCAACTGGCGAACATCCTTAACGAAAGGCCAGGCTTCTTGCCGGTAAGGAGCCCCAACGATCTGGACTCTCCCATCACTCCGATTCTCTCGCCGCCACCCGCTTTCCAGGACAACAGCCGAAGTGCTCGGCACCTGGAGCGCCGCAAGCCAGTCCGCCAGCAGGGTCCTCTGCCGTTGCCTGTGCCGTTCCAGCCGCAGGCCCAGTTGGGCACTCAGCATCACACTAGCGCACCCGCCAAGGGCATGGTGTTCTCTCGCAGTTTCGAGTACGACAACCGCCGTCCCACGCCCACCGACAACTATGTAGAGACCTTTTCCCGAAGCTTTGACGGAAACTTGTCAGAACGTCCGCTGAACCTGGCCGTTTTGGTGGGCCAGCGGGAAAGGTCGCCCAACTTCAGCACCCTGACCGGCAACTCTCCCAACTATTTGACGAAACGGGAAAGCGGCGGTGGAAGCAGCGGGTCCCTTCGCAGCCGTGACAACTCACCCAAATTTCTGCATCCGCAGACGACAACGGCCTACTTGAATGCTGCTGTCAAGGAGGCGCCTCCCGTCTACAGTGTGGGCACCGGCAGCCAAGCCAAGTACTCACCGCGCTCCCGTCACGAACGGACTGCTGAGCGGTCCAAGAGCCATGCCCTCGGACGTTCCCGCAAGTCCCAGTTCAGCCGCGTGGGCAGCGCAGGACCCCTGGCGACACAGCCCAACACTCAAAACATGGGAGTGTCGCGTTTTAGAAGCTTTGATACGTCCAAGAGTCAGCGCCTCAATTCCTGCGACAGTGGTGCGAGATCAG atctttcaaatgatGAGCTGGACAACGAAGATGGCGGCCTGAGCGAGTTTCTCTCTGCCGGCAGCCACAAGTTCCCCAAAGTCGGACCGACCAGCGTCAGCATCTCACCATTCAAGGTACAGCGTCAACGCTCCCTTACACCAGATCGGAACGATTCCCACAGCTCGTCCAGCAGTCTGCGGAAGCAGAGATCGCTGACCCCCGAGTCCAGGTCCCTGACTCCTGAGGAGCGACGCAAGAAGGGGTCCCAGCTTTCCCTAAGCGGCTCTCGTCAGAATTCCAATTCCAGGAGCAACACTTTGGAGGCTCGCCAGCGTCACGAGGATAAAACGCCTCCCAACATATCGCGAAGCTCCTCAAGCTCTAGCTACAGTGGCGGCGAATCCCATGAGCCAAAGGCCCCCAATGCAGCCAACTCGACCGTAACAGCATCGGTTGCCGTTCCCGGAAGTGGCTCCACTAGCCATCGACGTGCAATGGCCGTTAAGCAGGCGGAGCAGGAACACCGGATCCGACGTTCGAG ATCGTTGCAACTAACCGAACGCTCTCCGAATCGGACCCACAAATCGATCGTTAATGTTGGTGCTGTGACCGCCCAGCAGCAGGCGGCCGGAGCTACCTACCAGCAGGCCCGCTTGACAAGTGGAGCCGTCTTCCCTCCCACTATCCGAGCCTCTCCAGCAGGAGCCAAGATCCATGTCAATCCGTCTGCGCCACCCACCAACTCGGTGAGAGGTCGACAAACCGAGGCGGACAAGGCGCGCTCCTTCGACTTTGACTACAACAACTACAATCGCAGCGGAGGGGCGAAGGTATCCACACGGACCGCTCACACAAGTGGCAGCGGAGGAGACAGCGGAAGCAATCAGAATCTGCGCGTGGAGCGGGAGTCCCGCTCCTTCGACGAAGACTTTCGCGAAGCTGTgcttaacaacaacaacggcagcaaCGGAAGCGTAAGCGGTTTGCGTTTCCTTCAGCCTGCCACCGATTCAGGACACGCGTCCATGGCCTCCACATCTTCGTCCCGTCTACGCAAGTCCAATTCCCCCGTTAACTCATCTGGAATGGAAGCGTCACGATCGCCACAGTCATCGGGATCCTCGTCTAACAATCTCCACCAGCCGACAAGACAATCGGGTAGCCCTCAGAGCTACGGGACGCGTCTGTGCGACCACGAGCTAACCTACGAAATGCTGCGAAAGTCGCCGATCATGAACTTTCGCCGCGGAGAAAGCGGTGACTACGAACTGCCAGTAATGTTGCGGAATCGGGAGACCATCAACTCGGGGGGCAACAGCGAGCTCAACTTTATGAGCAACGAGACGCGAATCTACGAGCACCCGACCACTGTCCTGAAGCCGCAGCGCTCCCTCCGCCAAAGCCCGGGGTCACGGGACGACCTTAACCTTGAGGTTGCTGTCGGAGTGGGTGGCGACTACATTTACCGGCAGCCGGCCACCCAGCCGCGTAGCAGCAGGTACTAA